The proteins below come from a single Kosakonia sp. SMBL-WEM22 genomic window:
- a CDS encoding RnfH family protein, with protein MPGNIAVEVAYALPEKQYLLRVKLEVGATVEEAIRASGLLELREDIDLKVNKVGIYSRTVKLHDNVNDGDRVEIYRPLIADPKELRRQRAEKAANEKAANKS; from the coding sequence GTGCCGGGTAACATCGCTGTTGAAGTGGCCTATGCTTTGCCAGAAAAGCAGTATCTGCTGCGGGTGAAGCTGGAGGTGGGCGCGACCGTCGAAGAGGCGATCCGCGCGTCCGGGCTGCTGGAGCTGCGCGAAGATATCGACTTAAAGGTGAATAAGGTGGGGATTTACAGCCGGACGGTAAAACTGCACGACAACGTCAATGATGGCGACCGCGTGGAGATCTACCGCCCGCTGATTGCCGATCCGAAAGAGCTGCGTCGCCAGCGGGCGGAAAAAGCGGCGAACGAGAAAGCGGCAAACAAGTCGTAA
- a CDS encoding type II toxin-antitoxin system RatA family toxin, which produces MPQISRTALVPYSAEQMYQLVNDVDSYPQFLPGCTGSRIIDSGPTEMTAAVDVSKAGISKTFTTRNTLEANKSILMHLVDGPFKSLSGGWTFSPLSSNACRVEFQLDFEFTNKLIELAFGRIFKELAANMVQAFTHRAKEVYRAG; this is translated from the coding sequence ATGCCTCAGATTAGCCGTACTGCGCTGGTGCCCTATAGCGCGGAGCAGATGTATCAATTAGTGAACGATGTGGACTCCTACCCGCAGTTTCTGCCGGGGTGTACCGGCAGCCGAATTATCGACTCCGGCCCGACGGAGATGACGGCGGCTGTGGACGTGTCGAAAGCGGGGATCAGCAAGACCTTTACCACCCGCAACACGCTGGAAGCTAACAAAAGCATTTTGATGCACCTGGTGGATGGCCCGTTTAAGTCGCTGAGCGGCGGCTGGACCTTTTCCCCGCTCAGCTCAAATGCCTGCCGGGTCGAGTTTCAGCTCGATTTCGAGTTTACCAACAAGCTGATTGAGCTGGCTTTCGGTCGCATCTTTAAAGAGCTGGCGGCGAATATGGTGCAGGCGTTTACCCATCGCGCGAAAGAGGTTTATCGTGCCGGGTAA
- the smpB gene encoding SsrA-binding protein SmpB: protein MTKKKAYKPGSATIALNKRARHEYFIEEEFEAGLSLQGWEVKSLRAGKANIGDSYVILKDGEAYLFGANFTPLTVASSHYVCDPTRTRKLLLNQRELDSLYGRINREGYTVVALSLYWKNAWCKVKIGVAKGKKQHDKRTDLKEREWQLDKARIMKNAGR from the coding sequence ATGACGAAGAAAAAAGCATATAAACCAGGTTCAGCCACCATTGCGCTGAACAAGCGCGCCCGCCATGAATACTTCATTGAAGAGGAGTTTGAGGCCGGGCTTTCACTGCAGGGCTGGGAAGTAAAATCCTTACGTGCCGGTAAAGCCAATATTGGCGATAGCTACGTGATCCTGAAAGATGGAGAAGCCTATCTCTTTGGCGCTAACTTCACGCCGCTGACCGTCGCCTCCAGCCACTATGTTTGCGACCCGACGCGCACGCGTAAACTGCTGCTGAACCAGCGCGAGCTGGATTCACTCTACGGCCGCATCAACCGCGAAGGTTACACCGTGGTTGCGCTCTCCCTTTACTGGAAGAACGCCTGGTGCAAAGTGAAAATCGGCGTGGCGAAAGGTAAGAAGCAGCACGATAAACGCACCGATCTGAAAGAGCGCGAATGGCAGCTCGATAAAGCACGTATCATGAAAAACGCGGGCCGCTAA
- a CDS encoding HlyD family efflux transporter periplasmic adaptor subunit codes for MSQLSMQDELARQGRFYSSVIWLTLIGLVVFIAWAAFAILDEVTVGTGKITPSTHAQVIESLDGGIVSALMVKEGDIVERGQMLARLDPTRFQSNYGEAAARVRALRASSERLRSELTGEPLRFSAESMREPDLVARERQLYESRRRNLNETVANLQKTHQLVMSELRMTQPLVAKGAASDVEVIRLQRQATELKGKIDEARNQFAVRAREEQVKNNADLDAQLQVMAGKADQLDRAVLNSPVRGIVKDVQINTVGGVVQPGGKLMEIVPLEDQLLVETRINPRDIAYIRPGLPATVKVTAYDSSIYGDLKGTVEVVSPDTLQDEVRRDQFYYRVYVRTQSAELKNRSGKSFPILPGMIANVEIKTGQKSVMDYLIKPLNKLNEALRER; via the coding sequence ATGAGTCAACTCTCAATGCAGGATGAACTGGCGCGGCAGGGGCGCTTCTACTCATCGGTGATCTGGCTGACGCTAATTGGACTGGTGGTATTTATCGCCTGGGCGGCGTTTGCCATTCTTGATGAAGTGACGGTCGGCACCGGCAAAATTACCCCTTCAACTCATGCACAGGTGATTGAAAGCCTTGATGGCGGGATCGTTAGCGCCCTGATGGTAAAAGAGGGCGATATTGTTGAGCGCGGGCAGATGCTGGCGCGTCTCGATCCGACCCGTTTTCAGTCTAACTATGGTGAAGCGGCGGCGCGCGTCAGGGCACTGCGCGCCTCCAGCGAGCGTCTGCGCTCGGAGCTGACCGGTGAGCCGCTGCGCTTTAGCGCCGAATCGATGCGCGAGCCGGATCTGGTCGCCCGCGAGCGGCAGCTCTATGAGTCGCGGCGGCGCAATCTCAACGAGACGGTGGCAAATCTGCAAAAAACGCATCAGCTGGTGATGTCGGAGCTGCGCATGACGCAGCCGCTGGTGGCGAAAGGGGCGGCGAGCGATGTCGAGGTGATTCGCCTGCAACGCCAGGCGACGGAGCTGAAGGGGAAAATCGACGAGGCGCGTAACCAGTTTGCGGTACGCGCCCGCGAAGAGCAGGTGAAAAATAATGCCGATCTTGATGCGCAGCTGCAGGTGATGGCGGGCAAAGCGGATCAGCTGGATCGCGCCGTGCTTAATTCACCGGTGCGCGGGATCGTGAAAGATGTGCAGATCAACACCGTGGGCGGGGTGGTGCAGCCAGGCGGCAAGCTGATGGAGATTGTGCCGTTGGAGGATCAACTGCTGGTGGAGACGCGCATCAACCCGCGCGATATCGCCTATATTCGCCCCGGTTTACCGGCGACAGTGAAGGTGACGGCCTATGACTCCTCCATCTATGGCGATTTGAAAGGCACTGTAGAGGTGGTCTCGCCGGATACCTTGCAGGATGAAGTGCGTCGCGATCAGTTTTACTACCGCGTCTATGTCCGCACGCAAAGCGCGGAGCTGAAGAACCGCAGCGGCAAAAGTTTCCCTATCCTGCCGGGGATGATCGCTAACGTAGAGATTAAAACCGGGCAAAAATCGGTAATGGATTATCTGATTAAACCGTTGAATAAACTTAATGAGGCGCTGCGGGAGCGGTAG
- a CDS encoding type I secretion system permease/ATPase, translating to MQEPDTESWINVMVRAAGRFGLPADAPAVRQQMRWFEALPLSAKLERLSGLMGLQVRSVPLARMRWNAQNLPVIVQLEGGELLLLESLDADGLATYWLNNGGDLVREEPLETLLTRIKPEVVMLGIAARGRDSRIDDFTRPWEAHWFWKHFRHSGRKLAEIALASVVGNVLALAGILFSMQVYDRVIPAQSLPTLWVLFFGVLLAAALEFFIRLARTHVSDIMGKHIDLNVSSLFFARAMAIKNDARPKSTGSFISQLRELDQVRELLTSTTVGAAMDIPFVLLFLGIMALVGGPLVIIPLIAIPLIIIPGLLVQWPMSKLAKAGMRESAIRNAVLVESIEGVEDIKALQAEPYFQRQWENTHAVGANVGMKQRVWGARLSGWASTVQQITYAGMLVFGCFLVIDGDITTGTLVACSLLSSRTIAPLMQLTMVFSRWQHAKSAMSGLNDLLKKPLDKEADKKMAHCPVLAGHFQLQQMQYSYDEEKGDLALNINELEIKPGERVAILGKTGAGKSTLLKLLSGQAQASKGKVIIDGVDMAHIDPTDVRRQVGYLSQDSRLFFGTLRQNLMLGHPHATEAELIQALRISGAINLVQQDAASLDRLINEGGRGLSGGQRQMVLLSRLIVRNPQIVLLDEPTASMDEQLEAWVIRQLQQWLTGRTLVLVTHRPALLNLVDRIVVMENGKVVADGPRDTLLKQAARNSNVASIG from the coding sequence ATGCAAGAGCCGGATACCGAAAGCTGGATTAATGTGATGGTGCGCGCGGCAGGACGCTTTGGCCTGCCCGCCGATGCGCCTGCGGTGCGTCAACAGATGCGCTGGTTTGAAGCGCTGCCGCTCAGCGCAAAGCTTGAGCGCCTGAGCGGATTAATGGGGTTGCAGGTGCGCAGTGTGCCGCTCGCCCGCATGCGCTGGAATGCGCAAAACTTGCCGGTGATTGTGCAGCTGGAGGGCGGGGAGCTGCTGCTGCTCGAGTCGCTGGATGCCGACGGGCTGGCGACCTACTGGCTTAATAATGGTGGCGATCTGGTGCGCGAAGAGCCGCTGGAGACGCTGCTCACCCGCATCAAGCCTGAAGTGGTGATGCTGGGCATCGCCGCGCGCGGGCGCGATTCGCGGATCGATGATTTTACCCGTCCGTGGGAGGCGCACTGGTTCTGGAAGCACTTTCGCCACAGCGGGCGCAAGCTGGCGGAGATCGCTCTCGCCTCGGTGGTCGGGAACGTGCTGGCGCTGGCTGGTATTCTTTTCTCGATGCAGGTTTATGACCGGGTGATCCCGGCGCAATCCCTGCCGACGCTGTGGGTGCTCTTTTTCGGCGTCCTGCTGGCGGCGGCGCTGGAGTTCTTTATCCGCCTCGCGCGGACCCATGTCTCTGACATTATGGGCAAACATATCGACCTTAATGTCTCTTCGCTCTTTTTTGCCCGCGCAATGGCGATCAAAAACGATGCGCGCCCCAAATCGACCGGATCCTTTATCTCCCAGCTGCGCGAGCTCGATCAGGTGCGCGAACTGCTTACCTCTACTACCGTCGGCGCGGCGATGGATATCCCCTTTGTGCTGCTCTTTCTCGGCATCATGGCGCTGGTCGGCGGCCCTCTGGTGATCATCCCGCTGATTGCCATTCCGCTGATTATCATCCCCGGGCTGCTGGTGCAGTGGCCGATGTCGAAGCTGGCAAAAGCGGGGATGCGCGAGAGTGCGATCCGCAACGCGGTGCTGGTGGAGTCCATCGAAGGGGTGGAGGACATTAAAGCGTTACAGGCCGAGCCCTACTTCCAGCGGCAGTGGGAGAACACCCATGCCGTGGGGGCAAATGTTGGCATGAAGCAGCGCGTATGGGGCGCTCGGCTGAGCGGCTGGGCCTCGACAGTGCAGCAGATCACCTATGCCGGGATGCTGGTGTTTGGCTGTTTTCTGGTGATCGATGGCGACATTACGACCGGGACACTGGTGGCCTGTAGCCTGCTCTCTTCGCGCACGATTGCGCCGCTGATGCAGCTCACCATGGTCTTCTCCCGCTGGCAGCATGCTAAATCGGCGATGAGTGGCCTCAACGATCTACTGAAAAAGCCGCTCGATAAAGAGGCGGATAAGAAGATGGCGCACTGCCCGGTGCTGGCTGGACACTTTCAGCTGCAGCAAATGCAGTACAGCTATGACGAAGAGAAGGGCGATTTGGCGCTAAATATTAATGAGCTGGAGATCAAACCGGGCGAGCGGGTAGCCATTCTTGGCAAAACCGGTGCCGGGAAATCAACGCTGCTGAAACTGCTCTCCGGCCAGGCACAGGCCAGCAAAGGGAAAGTGATTATTGATGGCGTTGATATGGCGCATATCGATCCGACGGACGTGCGCCGCCAGGTGGGTTATCTGTCGCAGGATTCGCGCCTCTTTTTCGGCACGCTGCGCCAGAACCTGATGCTGGGACATCCGCATGCTACCGAAGCGGAGCTGATTCAGGCGCTACGCATCAGCGGGGCGATCAACCTTGTGCAGCAGGATGCCGCAAGTCTCGATCGGCTGATTAACGAAGGCGGGCGTGGGCTCTCCGGCGGCCAGCGGCAGATGGTGCTGCTGAGCCGTTTGATTGTGCGCAATCCGCAAATTGTGTTGCTGGATGAACCAACGGCCTCAATGGATGAGCAACTGGAAGCGTGGGTCATCCGCCAGCTACAACAGTGGCTCACCGGGCGCACGCTGGTGCTGGTAACCCATCGCCCGGCGCTGCTCAACTTAGTGGACCGGATTGTGGTGATGGAGAACGGCAAAGTGGTGGCCGATGGGCCGCGCGATACGCTGCTGAAACAGGCGGCGCGCAACAGTAACGTGGCGTCCATCGGTTGA
- a CDS encoding TolC family outer membrane protein, with protein MPVTSLLAAPGEEQDFRWQRAPSEQRAAQLTIKDAILRAFARNPKIAQAAAQIRVGEANLTEAESAWFPQLSLQGNLGRSHRTDSSGSLNNNGSGGVTLRQLIYDFGKTGGSIDEQHNLSDAWRYDLNSTLNEVGMQTLQAYLQVKRYQALSEAARNNIHSLESVLEMATLRSEAGLSSASDGLQAQSRIAGMNATLAQYEAQMRSAQAALSVLTGVVADNLPDLPEDLLKQNITLDALPYERNNSVRSAQAKQQAAEQRIRQAQAQHWPTLSVQAGRTRYQNDQSSYWDDQVQLVVDAPLYQGGAVSARVDAAQGDRANAQAAVEASKLDVNQRAATAWADLTGAQLRQQAGEAQANSAGRARGVYRDEYRLSKRSLNDLLSIEQDVFQADTASITARYDAWDAAVRYAAAADNLLDMLGVERSRTVGDDLPAL; from the coding sequence ATGCCCGTTACGAGTCTGTTAGCAGCACCCGGCGAAGAGCAGGATTTTCGCTGGCAGAGAGCGCCAAGCGAACAGCGCGCGGCGCAGCTTACGATCAAAGACGCCATTCTGCGCGCCTTTGCCCGTAACCCAAAAATTGCCCAGGCGGCCGCGCAGATCCGCGTGGGTGAGGCGAATTTAACCGAGGCGGAGAGCGCCTGGTTCCCGCAGCTCTCTCTGCAGGGCAACCTGGGGCGCTCGCACCGCACCGACTCTTCGGGGTCATTAAATAATAACGGTTCCGGCGGCGTCACTTTACGCCAGCTGATCTACGATTTTGGTAAAACGGGCGGCAGCATCGATGAGCAGCACAATCTCTCTGATGCCTGGCGCTACGATCTCAACAGCACCCTCAATGAAGTGGGGATGCAGACCCTGCAAGCCTATCTGCAGGTCAAGCGCTACCAGGCACTGAGTGAGGCGGCGCGCAACAATATCCACTCGCTGGAGAGCGTGCTGGAAATGGCGACGCTGCGCTCCGAAGCGGGATTAAGCTCGGCCTCCGATGGCCTACAGGCGCAGTCGCGCATCGCCGGGATGAACGCTACCCTTGCGCAATATGAGGCGCAGATGCGCTCCGCCCAGGCGGCACTTAGCGTGCTGACCGGCGTCGTTGCCGATAACTTGCCCGACCTGCCTGAAGATCTCCTCAAACAAAATATCACCCTCGATGCGCTGCCCTATGAGCGCAACAATAGCGTGCGCAGCGCGCAGGCAAAACAGCAGGCGGCAGAGCAGCGCATTCGTCAGGCGCAGGCGCAGCACTGGCCGACGCTCTCGGTGCAGGCGGGGCGTACCCGCTATCAGAACGATCAAAGCAGCTACTGGGATGACCAGGTACAGCTGGTGGTCGATGCGCCGCTCTACCAGGGCGGGGCGGTAAGCGCCCGTGTCGATGCCGCGCAGGGCGATCGCGCCAATGCGCAGGCGGCGGTGGAGGCCAGCAAACTGGATGTTAACCAGCGGGCGGCCACAGCGTGGGCCGATTTGACCGGCGCGCAGCTGCGCCAGCAGGCGGGCGAGGCGCAGGCCAACAGCGCCGGACGCGCGCGCGGCGTCTACCGTGATGAGTACCGGCTGAGCAAGCGCAGCCTGAACGATCTGCTCAGTATTGAGCAGGATGTCTTCCAGGCCGATACCGCGTCGATTACCGCACGCTATGACGCCTGGGATGCCGCCGTGCGCTATGCCGCCGCCGCAGACAACCTGCTCGATATGCTGGGGGTTGAACGTAGTCGTACCGTGGGCGATGACCTGCCCGCGCTGTAA